A genomic stretch from Setaria viridis chromosome 1, Setaria_viridis_v4.0, whole genome shotgun sequence includes:
- the LOC117841516 gene encoding serine carboxypeptidase-like 18 isoform X3 has protein sequence MPRPFMALQLIFLLLCLLSLVSAAERNLVANLPGFNGVLPFQLETGYVNVDEENGVELFYYFIQSEGDPRHDPVLLWLTGGDRCSVLSGLAFEIGPVKFVIEPYNGSLPRLQYNPYTWTKAASIIFVDSPVGAGFSFSRSLKGYDVGDISASLQLKKFLAEWFSEHPDFLTNPFYIGGDSYAGKIIPFLAQKISEDLESGVSRPALNLKGYLVGNPGTGEGIDVESRVPYAHGHGIISDQLYELLDECMMAHILYKTCVYVSPRPKDGTEKRKSLKEETEALSRKPPRPPMDCVTYKNYLSYFWANNNITRDALGIRKGSKGEWLRCHDGDLPYSQDIKSSIKYHRNVTLKGYRVLVYSGDQDAVIPFIGTQAWVRSLNFPIVDDWRAWHLDGQSAGFTITYSNNLTFATIKGGGHTAPEYEPERSFAMFRRWISNETL, from the exons ATGCCACGGCCTTTCATGGCACTTCagctcatcttcctcctcctctgcctcctcagCCTTGTATCCGCTGCAGAGAGGAATCTGGTCGCCAACCTCCCAGGCTTCAATGGAGTTCTCCCTTTCCAGCTCGAAACCGG GTATGTCAATGTGGACGAGGAGAACGGTGTCGAGCTGTTCTACTACTTCATCCAGTCCGAGGGTGATCCCCGCCATGACCCTGTCCTCCTCTGGCTCACCGGCGGTGACCGCTGCTCCGTCTTGAGCGGCCTCGCCTTTGAGATCG GACCAGTGAAATTCGTCATCGAGCCTTACAATGGCAGCTTGCCACGGCTGCAGTACAATCCCTACACCTGGACCAAGGCTGCAAGCATCATATTTGTCGATTCCCCGGTCGGAGCTGGGTTCTCTTTCTCCCGGAGCCTCAAGGGCTATGACGTTGGGGACATATCTGCTTCTCTTCAGCTCAAGAAATTTCTGGCCGAA TGGTTCAGTGAGCATCCGGATTTCCTCACAAACCCTTTTTACATTGGGGGAGACTCCTATGCTGGAAAGATCATTCCGTTTCTTGCTCAGAAGATTTCAGAAG ATCTCGAATCCGGAGTCAGCAGGCCTGCTCTTAATCTTAAG GGCTATCTAGTAGGAAATCCTGGTACTGGTGAAGGAATCGACGTTGAATCCAGAGTGCCATATGCTCATGGACACGGAATTATTTCTGATCAGTTGTATGAG CTGCTAGATGAATGTATGATGGcacatattttgtacaaaaCTTGCGTATATGTTTCTCCCAGACCCAAAGATGGGACTGAAAAGAGAAAGAGCTTGAAGGAGGAAACTGAAGCACTAAGCCGGAAACCGCCACGTCCCCCAATGGATTGTGTA ACCTACAAAAATTACCTGTCATATTTTTGGGCAAACAACAACATCACACGTGATGCGCTCGGGATCAGAAAG GGGAGCAAGGGTGAGTGGCTGAGGTGCCATGACGGGGATTTACCATATTCCCAAGACATCAAGAGCAGCATAAAGTACCATCGCAATGTTACATTAAAAGGATATCGCGTCTTGGTGTACAG TGGTGACCAGGATGCTGTCATACCATTTATTGGTACACAAGCATGGGTTAGATCACTCAACTTCCCCATTGTGGATGACTGGAGGGCTTGGCATCTGGATGGTCAATCTGCTGG ATTCACCATAACGTACTCAAACAACTTGACCTTTGCTACAATAAAG GGTGGAGGCCACACTGCGCCTGAGTATGAACCAGAGCGAAGCTTCGCCATGTTCAGGAGGTGGATTTCCAATGAGACACTTTGA
- the LOC117841516 gene encoding serine carboxypeptidase-like 18 isoform X2: MPRPFMALQLIFLLLCLLSLVSAAERNLVANLPGFNGVLPFQLETGYVNVDEENGVELFYYFIQSEGDPRHDPVLLWLTGGDRCSVLSGLAFEIGPVKFVIEPYNGSLPRLQYNPYTWTKAASIIFVDSPVGAGFSFSRSLKGYDVGDISASLQLKKFLAEWFSEHPDFLTNPFYIGGDSYAGKIIPFLAQKISEDLESGVSRPALNLKGYLVGNPGTGEGIDVESRVPYAHGHGIISDQLYETIMEHCHGEDYSKPKNVICAQALNRFSKLLDECMMAHILYKTCVYVSPRPKDGTEKRKSLKEETEALSRKPPRPPMDCVTYKNYLSYFWANNNITRDALGIRKGSKGEWLRCHDGDLPYSQDIKSSIKYHRNVTLKGYRVLVYSGDQDAVIPFIGTQAWVRSLNFPIVDDWRAWHLDGQSAGVEATLRLSMNQSEASPCSGGGFPMRHFDL; this comes from the exons ATGCCACGGCCTTTCATGGCACTTCagctcatcttcctcctcctctgcctcctcagCCTTGTATCCGCTGCAGAGAGGAATCTGGTCGCCAACCTCCCAGGCTTCAATGGAGTTCTCCCTTTCCAGCTCGAAACCGG GTATGTCAATGTGGACGAGGAGAACGGTGTCGAGCTGTTCTACTACTTCATCCAGTCCGAGGGTGATCCCCGCCATGACCCTGTCCTCCTCTGGCTCACCGGCGGTGACCGCTGCTCCGTCTTGAGCGGCCTCGCCTTTGAGATCG GACCAGTGAAATTCGTCATCGAGCCTTACAATGGCAGCTTGCCACGGCTGCAGTACAATCCCTACACCTGGACCAAGGCTGCAAGCATCATATTTGTCGATTCCCCGGTCGGAGCTGGGTTCTCTTTCTCCCGGAGCCTCAAGGGCTATGACGTTGGGGACATATCTGCTTCTCTTCAGCTCAAGAAATTTCTGGCCGAA TGGTTCAGTGAGCATCCGGATTTCCTCACAAACCCTTTTTACATTGGGGGAGACTCCTATGCTGGAAAGATCATTCCGTTTCTTGCTCAGAAGATTTCAGAAG ATCTCGAATCCGGAGTCAGCAGGCCTGCTCTTAATCTTAAG GGCTATCTAGTAGGAAATCCTGGTACTGGTGAAGGAATCGACGTTGAATCCAGAGTGCCATATGCTCATGGACACGGAATTATTTCTGATCAGTTGTATGAG ACAATAATGGAGCACTGTCACGGGGAGGATTACAGTAAACCCAAGAATGTGATCTGCGCTCAAGCTTTGAACAGATTTTCAAAG CTGCTAGATGAATGTATGATGGcacatattttgtacaaaaCTTGCGTATATGTTTCTCCCAGACCCAAAGATGGGACTGAAAAGAGAAAGAGCTTGAAGGAGGAAACTGAAGCACTAAGCCGGAAACCGCCACGTCCCCCAATGGATTGTGTA ACCTACAAAAATTACCTGTCATATTTTTGGGCAAACAACAACATCACACGTGATGCGCTCGGGATCAGAAAG GGGAGCAAGGGTGAGTGGCTGAGGTGCCATGACGGGGATTTACCATATTCCCAAGACATCAAGAGCAGCATAAAGTACCATCGCAATGTTACATTAAAAGGATATCGCGTCTTGGTGTACAG TGGTGACCAGGATGCTGTCATACCATTTATTGGTACACAAGCATGGGTTAGATCACTCAACTTCCCCATTGTGGATGACTGGAGGGCTTGGCATCTGGATGGTCAATCTGCTGG GGTGGAGGCCACACTGCGCCTGAGTATGAACCAGAGCGAAGCTTCGCCATGTTCAGGAGGTGGATTTCCAATGAGACACTTTGACTTATAG
- the LOC117841516 gene encoding serine carboxypeptidase-like 7 isoform X1 translates to MPRPFMALQLIFLLLCLLSLVSAAERNLVANLPGFNGVLPFQLETGYVNVDEENGVELFYYFIQSEGDPRHDPVLLWLTGGDRCSVLSGLAFEIGPVKFVIEPYNGSLPRLQYNPYTWTKAASIIFVDSPVGAGFSFSRSLKGYDVGDISASLQLKKFLAEWFSEHPDFLTNPFYIGGDSYAGKIIPFLAQKISEDLESGVSRPALNLKGYLVGNPGTGEGIDVESRVPYAHGHGIISDQLYETIMEHCHGEDYSKPKNVICAQALNRFSKLLDECMMAHILYKTCVYVSPRPKDGTEKRKSLKEETEALSRKPPRPPMDCVTYKNYLSYFWANNNITRDALGIRKGSKGEWLRCHDGDLPYSQDIKSSIKYHRNVTLKGYRVLVYSGDQDAVIPFIGTQAWVRSLNFPIVDDWRAWHLDGQSAGFTITYSNNLTFATIKGGGHTAPEYEPERSFAMFRRWISNETL, encoded by the exons ATGCCACGGCCTTTCATGGCACTTCagctcatcttcctcctcctctgcctcctcagCCTTGTATCCGCTGCAGAGAGGAATCTGGTCGCCAACCTCCCAGGCTTCAATGGAGTTCTCCCTTTCCAGCTCGAAACCGG GTATGTCAATGTGGACGAGGAGAACGGTGTCGAGCTGTTCTACTACTTCATCCAGTCCGAGGGTGATCCCCGCCATGACCCTGTCCTCCTCTGGCTCACCGGCGGTGACCGCTGCTCCGTCTTGAGCGGCCTCGCCTTTGAGATCG GACCAGTGAAATTCGTCATCGAGCCTTACAATGGCAGCTTGCCACGGCTGCAGTACAATCCCTACACCTGGACCAAGGCTGCAAGCATCATATTTGTCGATTCCCCGGTCGGAGCTGGGTTCTCTTTCTCCCGGAGCCTCAAGGGCTATGACGTTGGGGACATATCTGCTTCTCTTCAGCTCAAGAAATTTCTGGCCGAA TGGTTCAGTGAGCATCCGGATTTCCTCACAAACCCTTTTTACATTGGGGGAGACTCCTATGCTGGAAAGATCATTCCGTTTCTTGCTCAGAAGATTTCAGAAG ATCTCGAATCCGGAGTCAGCAGGCCTGCTCTTAATCTTAAG GGCTATCTAGTAGGAAATCCTGGTACTGGTGAAGGAATCGACGTTGAATCCAGAGTGCCATATGCTCATGGACACGGAATTATTTCTGATCAGTTGTATGAG ACAATAATGGAGCACTGTCACGGGGAGGATTACAGTAAACCCAAGAATGTGATCTGCGCTCAAGCTTTGAACAGATTTTCAAAG CTGCTAGATGAATGTATGATGGcacatattttgtacaaaaCTTGCGTATATGTTTCTCCCAGACCCAAAGATGGGACTGAAAAGAGAAAGAGCTTGAAGGAGGAAACTGAAGCACTAAGCCGGAAACCGCCACGTCCCCCAATGGATTGTGTA ACCTACAAAAATTACCTGTCATATTTTTGGGCAAACAACAACATCACACGTGATGCGCTCGGGATCAGAAAG GGGAGCAAGGGTGAGTGGCTGAGGTGCCATGACGGGGATTTACCATATTCCCAAGACATCAAGAGCAGCATAAAGTACCATCGCAATGTTACATTAAAAGGATATCGCGTCTTGGTGTACAG TGGTGACCAGGATGCTGTCATACCATTTATTGGTACACAAGCATGGGTTAGATCACTCAACTTCCCCATTGTGGATGACTGGAGGGCTTGGCATCTGGATGGTCAATCTGCTGG ATTCACCATAACGTACTCAAACAACTTGACCTTTGCTACAATAAAG GGTGGAGGCCACACTGCGCCTGAGTATGAACCAGAGCGAAGCTTCGCCATGTTCAGGAGGTGGATTTCCAATGAGACACTTTGA